A region from the Rosa rugosa chromosome 6, drRosRugo1.1, whole genome shotgun sequence genome encodes:
- the LOC133716766 gene encoding uncharacterized protein LOC133716766 — protein MESETLSSKLRFCAERLQEWNQKVVGHIPRKIAALKAELQRYPIDVSSDAEKSQRRAIRYELEKYAEYEESLWKQKSRVQWLQEGDKNTKFFHAMAKGRGQQNKIQGVFDEDGVWCEDLETIQNAFVSYFSNLYTAEGCNNVSLVLDTIPKKVTDEVNGKLLQKFERWEIEVALKHMGATKSPGLDGMSVLFFKSYWEVVGDVVCDFCLGVLNDGKDLADFNHTLISLIPKISSPKQVTEFRPISLCSTVYKLISKTIANRLKKHLPDIISSTQSAFVPGRNIQDNVIAAFETVHSIRVQKTTTEPKMVLKLDISKAYDRVEWIFLEEVMKKLGFADQWVSLIMKCVQSVSFSILWKGQPVGHFNPTRGIRQGDPLSPYLFLLVSEGLSGLLHQADERGWIHGVKVTPSAPSISHLLFADDSLLFVNATTQDCVSLKQCLLLYESAAGQRINFQKSTLSFGPNVYDQGWQGKFLSKAGKLVLIKAVAQAIPTYSMSVFQLPVGVCKKFQSKVSQFWWGKSGGARGIHWCSWERLCNKKEDGGLGFRDLRAFNQSMLAKTVWRIFWGRPSLVSTLLQAKYFPNTSFLNASLGTTPSAVWRGLLWGKQVLDHGTRWRIGNGKSVSIKGDRWLPSPTGFKVVSPLNISVDLKVENKLVWHFTTNGSFSVKTGYWVARGLQAKNGNSVAGSSSSTLPDIWKKVWSLFVPHKIKLLLWRAIQNFLPCGHNLQKRRITPDASCWQCGAPCETPIHVFWDCPMARRVWNLTFLSEVCNTWKEPSFLDLISHVQKVAVRSDMEFFGLMVWWLWRNRNLHRHGEKTLRSEDLVLADGEWQMQYCNANIKNSDHVLPNSVVQRETASWEPPGMGCLKLNFDGATNVRNGVSGIGAVFRDHLGKLKGALAVPQVGNLPPRAVESLAMLHGLRFALHVGFNKLEVEGDALTVFNALNISSDDLSLEGHILDEVRQLLKSFVSCSWRFVRRDCNKVAHRLAKEALKLSHPLLCLESGPSWLYQCVSMDFECEI, from the exons ATGGAATCTGAAACTCTATCTTCAAAGTTACGGTTCTGTGCAGAGAGGTTACAAGAGTGGAatcagaaggttgtgggtcatATTCCAAGGAAGATTGCAGCGTTGAAAGCTGAGTTGCAGCGCTATCCAATTGATGTGTCCTCTGATGCAGAGAAAAGTCAACGTAGGGCTATAAGATATGAGCTGGAAAAATATGCCGAATATGAGGAGTCTCTTTGGAAGCAGAAATCCCGTGTTCAATGGTTGCAAGAGGGAGACAAGAACACGAAGTTCTTCCATGCTATGGCCAAGGGACGTGGTCAACAGAATAAAATCCAAGGTGTATTTGATGAAGATGGAGTTTGGTGTGAAGACCTGGAAACAATTCAAAATGCTTTTGTTTCTTATTTCTCTAATTTGTATACAGCAGAAGGGTGTAATAATGTGAGTTTGGTGCTAGATACCATTCCGAAGAAAGTTACAGATGAAGTGAATGGCAAGCTGTTACAGAAATTTGAGAGATGGGAAATAGAGGTGGCCTTGAAACACATGGGTGCAACAAAGTCTCCAGGACTGGATGGTATGTCGGTGTTATTCTTTAAATCTTACTGGGAGGTAGTGGGAGATGTTGTTTGTGATTTCTGTTTGGGTGTATTAAATGACGGGAAGGACTTGGCTGATTTTAATCATACTCTCATATCACTTATTCCAAAAATTTCGTCTCCGAAGCAGGTGACAGAGTTTCGACCTATAAGCCTTTGTTCCACAGTGTATAAGTTAATTTCTAAAACCATTGCAAATAGATTGAAGAAGCATCTGCCAGATATCATCTCTAGTACTCAAAGTGCTTTTGTTCCCGGTCGAAACATCCAGGACAATGTCATTGCAGCCTTTGAAACTGTCCATAGCATTCGTGTTCAGAAGACAACTACAGAGCCAAAGATGGTGCTTAAATTAGATATTAGCAAAGCATATGATCGGGTAGAGTGGATTTTTCTTGAAGAGGTAATGAAGAAGTTGGGGTTTGCGGATCAGTGGGTGAGTTTAATAATGAAGTGTGTTCAGTCGGTATCTTTTTCTATCCTATGGAAAGGTCAACCGGTTGGACACTTTAACCCCACAAGAGGCATTCGGCAAGGTGATCCTCTTTctccatatctttttcttcttgtatCTGAAGGTTTATCAGGTCTTCTTCATCAAGCAGACGAGAGGGGTTGGATTCACGGGGTGAAAGTGACTCCTTCTGCACCATCCATTTCTCATCTCTTGTTTGCAGATGACAGTTTATTATTTGTGAATGCAACCACCCAGGATTGTGTTTCCTTGAAGCAGTGCTTGTTACTTTATGAGAGTGCTGCAGGGCAGCGTATCAACTTTCAAAAATCGACACTGTCTTTTGGTCCTAATGTTTATGATCAG GGTTGGCAAGGGAAGTTCCTCTCAAAAGCGGGTAAGCTTGTTTTAATTAAagcagtggctcaagctattcCCACTTATTCTATGAGTGTGTTCCAATTGCCAGTTGGTGTGTGCAAGAAATTTCAATCGAAAGTTAGTCAATTTTGGTGGGGTAAAAGTGGTGGAGCTAGAGGAATTCATTGGTGTAGTTGGGAGAGGTTGTGTAACAAGAAGGAGGATGGTGGGTTAGGCTTCCGGGACCTAAGGGCTTTTAATCAATCCATGCTTGCTAAGACAGTTTGGCGAATCTTCTGGGGTAGACCTTCTTTGGTTAGTACGCTTCTGCAAGCAAAATATTTTCCAAATACGAGTTTTCTGAATGCTTCCTTAGGGACAACGCCTTCGGCAGTTTGGAGAGGATTATTATGGGGGAAACAAGTTCTTGATCATGGAACGAGATGGCGAATTGGAAATGGGAAAAGTGTTAGTATTAAAGGCGATCGTTGGCTACCCTCCCCAACAGGTTTTAAAGTCGTATCTCCTCTTAATATTTCGGTGGATTTAAAGGTGGAAA ACAAGTTGGTATGGCACTTTACAACAAATGGCAGCTTTAGTGTAAAGACAGGGTACTGGGTGGCCCGGGGTTTGCAAGCTAAGAATGGTAATAGTGTGGCTGGGAGCAGTTCTTCTACTCTTCCAGATATATGGAAAAAGGTTTGGAGCCTATTTGTCCCACACAAGATTAAATTATTGCTTTGGAGGGCCATTCAAAATTTTTTGCCATGTGGTCATAATCtacaaaaaagaagaattacACCAGATGCAAGTTGTTGGCAATGCGGTGCTCCTTGTGAAACTCCTATTCATGTTTTTTGGGATTGTCCTATGGCTAGAAGAGTGTGGAATCTGACCTTCTTGAGTGAAGTTTGTAATACGTGGAAGGAGCCCTCCTTCTTGGATTTAATTTCACATGTGCAAAAGGTTGCTGTAAGAAGTGACATGGAGTTCTTTGGATTAATGGTGTGGTGGCTTTGGAGAAATAGAAATCTGCATAGGCATGGAGAAAAGACTTTGAGATCAGAGGATTTGGTGCTAGCTGATGGGGAGTGGCAGATGCAGTATTGCAATGCCAATATCAAGAATTCGGATCATGTTTTGCCTAATTCGGTGGTACAGAGGGAGACTGCGAGTTGGGAACCTCCAGGTATGGGATGTCTCAAATTAAATTTTGACGGCGCTACCAATGTCAGAAATGGTGTAAGTGGAATTGGAGCTGTTTTCCGGGATCATTTGGGCAAGCTTAAAGGTGCCTTGGCAGTTCCTCAGGTCGGTAACCTTCCCCCAAGAGCAGTGGAGTCTTTAGCGATGCTTCATGGTCTAAGGTTTGCTTTGCATGTTGGGTTTAATAAATTGGAAGTGGAGGGAGATGCTTTAACAGTTTTCAATGCTTTAAATATTAGTAGTGATGACCTAAGTTTGGAAGGTCATATTTTAGATGAAGTTAGACAGTTACTTAAGTCTTTTGTTAGTTGTAGTTGGCGGTTTGTAAGGCGAGATTGTAACAAGGTTGCACATCGCCTTGCAAAAGAAGCCTTGAAGTTGAGTCACCCTTTATTatgtttggagtcggggcctaGTTGGCTCTACCAGTGTGTCAGTATGGACTTCGAGTGTGAAATCTAA